The Streptomyces sp. RKAG293 genome includes a region encoding these proteins:
- a CDS encoding primosomal protein N': MSSEDERTNPPAGEQLALIRESVRKAKEPKARRGTWRGADLAEGLPVARVLVDKGVLHLDKYFDYAVPAAMDADAQPGVRVRVRFGAGAHNVVSGRREGGGLIDGFVVARLTESDYAGPLAAIAQVVSPEPVLSPALLRLCRAVADRYAGSLADVIQLAVPARHGRVEKKPSPEPPATPAPPEPGTWSRYPTGPALLRALGRGDSPRAVWTALPGPHWPAELAAAIAATLASGRGALAVLPDGRAAARVDAALTALLGEGHHVLLTADSGPEARYRRWLAVSRGAVRAVVGTRAAMFAPVQDLGLVALWDDGDSSHAEPHAPMPHARDVLLLRATEERAAFLLGGLIRTVEGAQLVETQWALPVDASREAVRAAAPLVRTIGDGDQARDGAARAARLPSLAWQVAREALLHGPVLVQVPRRGYVPRLACERCREPARCGKCAGPLELADGNSAPQCGWCGRPEAAWHCQECGGFRLRAQVVGARRTADELGRAFPKVPVRTSGRDGILGAVTGTPALVISTPGAEPVAEGGYAAALLLDGWALLNRPDLRAGEEALRRWTGAAALVRPATEGGTVLVLAEPTLRPVQALVRWDPAGHAARELAERAELGFPPVSRMASVTGGPAAVAALVELARLPEGAAVLGPVPVSGDRPGGPRRTGDAPAGEHWERMLIRVPPGSGAALAAALKAAQVARTALKQTDQVLVRIDPLDIG, from the coding sequence GTGAGCAGCGAGGACGAGCGGACGAACCCACCGGCTGGGGAGCAGCTGGCGCTCATCCGCGAGTCCGTGCGCAAGGCGAAGGAACCCAAGGCCAGGCGCGGCACCTGGCGTGGCGCCGACCTCGCCGAGGGGCTGCCCGTCGCCCGCGTCCTGGTCGACAAAGGGGTGCTGCACCTCGACAAGTACTTCGACTACGCGGTGCCCGCCGCGATGGACGCCGACGCGCAGCCCGGGGTCCGGGTCCGGGTCCGGTTCGGGGCCGGGGCGCACAACGTCGTCAGCGGACGCCGTGAGGGCGGCGGGCTGATCGACGGGTTCGTCGTCGCCCGGCTCACCGAGTCCGACTACGCCGGCCCGCTCGCCGCGATCGCCCAGGTGGTGTCCCCGGAGCCGGTGCTCAGCCCGGCCCTGCTGCGGCTCTGCCGCGCGGTCGCCGACCGGTACGCGGGATCGCTCGCCGATGTGATCCAGCTCGCCGTGCCCGCCCGGCACGGCCGGGTGGAGAAGAAGCCGTCCCCGGAACCGCCCGCCACCCCCGCCCCGCCGGAGCCCGGCACCTGGTCGCGCTATCCGACCGGACCCGCCCTGCTGCGGGCGCTGGGCCGCGGCGACTCCCCGCGTGCGGTGTGGACCGCGCTGCCCGGTCCGCACTGGCCCGCCGAGCTGGCCGCGGCCATCGCCGCCACCCTCGCCTCCGGCCGCGGCGCGCTCGCCGTGCTGCCCGACGGCCGGGCCGCCGCCCGGGTCGACGCGGCACTCACCGCACTGCTCGGCGAGGGCCACCACGTCCTGCTCACCGCGGATTCCGGCCCCGAGGCGCGCTACCGGCGCTGGCTGGCGGTGAGCCGGGGCGCCGTCCGGGCCGTCGTCGGCACCCGGGCCGCGATGTTCGCCCCGGTGCAGGACCTCGGCCTGGTCGCGCTGTGGGACGACGGCGACTCCAGCCACGCCGAGCCGCACGCCCCCATGCCGCACGCCCGGGACGTGCTGCTGCTGCGGGCCACGGAGGAGCGGGCCGCCTTCCTGCTCGGCGGCCTCATCCGCACCGTCGAAGGCGCCCAGCTCGTCGAGACCCAGTGGGCGCTGCCGGTGGACGCCTCCCGCGAGGCGGTCCGGGCGGCGGCGCCGCTCGTCCGCACCATCGGCGACGGCGACCAGGCGCGGGACGGGGCGGCCCGCGCCGCCCGGCTGCCGAGCCTCGCCTGGCAGGTGGCCAGGGAGGCACTGCTGCACGGGCCCGTCCTCGTCCAGGTCCCGCGCCGCGGCTATGTGCCGCGGCTGGCCTGTGAACGCTGCCGGGAACCCGCCCGGTGCGGAAAGTGCGCGGGACCGCTGGAGCTGGCGGACGGGAACAGCGCGCCGCAGTGCGGGTGGTGCGGCCGCCCCGAGGCGGCGTGGCACTGCCAGGAGTGCGGCGGGTTCCGGCTGCGCGCCCAGGTGGTCGGCGCCCGGCGTACCGCGGACGAACTCGGCCGGGCGTTCCCGAAGGTCCCGGTCCGTACCTCAGGGCGGGACGGCATCCTCGGAGCCGTCACCGGCACACCGGCGCTGGTGATCTCCACCCCGGGCGCCGAGCCGGTCGCGGAGGGCGGCTACGCGGCCGCGCTGCTGCTGGACGGCTGGGCGCTGCTCAACCGGCCGGACCTGCGCGCGGGGGAGGAGGCGCTGCGCCGCTGGACGGGCGCGGCCGCCCTGGTCAGGCCCGCGACCGAGGGCGGCACGGTGCTGGTGCTGGCCGAGCCCACCCTGCGGCCGGTCCAGGCGCTGGTGCGCTGGGATCCCGCCGGGCACGCGGCCCGCGAACTGGCCGAGCGGGCCGAACTGGGCTTCCCGCCGGTCTCGCGGATGGCCTCCGTGACCGGCGGCCCGGCGGCGGTGGCCGCACTGGTCGAGCTGGCCCGGCTGCCCGAGGGCGCGGCCGTCCTGGGGCCGGTGCCGGTCTCCGGCGACCGGCCGGGCGGACCGCGCAGGACCGGCGACGCCCCGGCGGGGGAGCACTGGGAGCGGATGCTGATCAGGGTCCCGCCGGGCAGCGGGGCGGCGCTGGCCGCCGCTCTCAAGGCCGCCCAGGTGGCCCGTACGGCGCTCAAGCAGACCGATCAGGTCCTGGTGCGCATCGACCCGCTGGACATCGGCTGA
- a CDS encoding quinone-dependent dihydroorotate dehydrogenase — translation MYSLLFRLLFRRMDPERAHHLAFGWIRFAARVPVLRTLVAAVLAPRHTALRTEALGLRMHGPFGLAAGFDKNAVAIDGMAMLGFDHVEIGTVTGQPQSGNPKKRLFRLVQDRALINRMGFNNEGSAAVAARLAARTPAFRTTVGVNIGKTKVVPEDEATADYVTSTERLAAHADYLVVNVSSPNTPGLRNLQAVDQLRPLLTAVREAADRTVTTRRVPLLVKIAPDLADDDIDAVADLAVELGLDGIIATNTTIARDGLGLTSDPALVQETGGLSGAPLRTRSLEVLSRLYARVGDRITLVGVGGVTTADDVWERILAGATLVQGYSAFIYEGPFWCRALHQGLAARLAASPYATLADAVGAEHRKVSS, via the coding sequence ATGTACTCCCTCCTCTTCCGACTGCTCTTCCGGCGCATGGACCCCGAGCGGGCACACCACCTGGCGTTCGGCTGGATCCGGTTCGCCGCCCGCGTCCCGGTCCTGCGCACCCTCGTGGCGGCCGTGCTCGCGCCCCGCCACACGGCGCTGCGCACCGAGGCGCTGGGCCTGCGCATGCACGGCCCGTTCGGCCTCGCGGCCGGCTTCGACAAGAACGCCGTCGCGATCGACGGCATGGCGATGCTCGGCTTCGACCACGTCGAGATCGGCACCGTCACCGGGCAGCCGCAGTCCGGCAACCCGAAGAAGCGGCTCTTCCGGCTGGTCCAGGACCGCGCGCTGATCAACCGCATGGGCTTCAACAACGAGGGCTCAGCCGCGGTCGCCGCCCGGCTGGCGGCCCGCACGCCGGCCTTCAGGACGACCGTCGGCGTCAACATCGGCAAGACCAAGGTGGTCCCCGAGGACGAGGCCACCGCGGACTACGTGACCTCCACCGAGCGGCTCGCGGCCCACGCGGACTACCTCGTCGTCAACGTCTCATCGCCCAACACCCCGGGGCTGCGCAATCTGCAGGCCGTCGACCAGCTGCGCCCGCTGCTGACCGCGGTGCGCGAGGCCGCCGACCGCACGGTCACCACCCGCCGGGTGCCGCTGCTGGTCAAGATCGCCCCGGACCTGGCCGACGACGACATCGACGCCGTCGCCGACCTCGCCGTCGAGCTCGGCCTGGACGGCATCATCGCCACCAACACCACGATCGCCCGCGACGGCCTGGGGCTGACCTCGGACCCGGCGCTGGTCCAGGAGACCGGCGGCCTGTCCGGCGCCCCGCTGCGGACCCGCTCGCTGGAGGTGCTGAGCCGGCTGTACGCCCGGGTCGGCGACCGGATCACCCTGGTCGGGGTCGGCGGCGTCACCACCGCCGACGACGTCTGGGAGCGCATCCTGGCCGGTGCCACCCTGGTCCAGGGGTACAGCGCCTTCATCTACGAGGGCCCGTTCTGGTGCCGCGCCCTCCACCAGGGCCTCGCGGCACGGCTGGCCGCGAGCCCGTACGCCACCCTCGCCGACGCGGTCGGCGCCGAACACCGGAAGGTGAGCTCATGA
- the metK gene encoding methionine adenosyltransferase, which translates to MSRRLFTSESVTEGHPDKIADQISDTILDALLKEDPTSRVAVETLITTGQVHVAGEVTTKGYADIATLVRNKILEIGYDSSKKGFDGASCGVSVSIGAQSPDIAQGVDTAYEQRVEGDEDELDKQGAGDQGLMFGYACDETPELMPLPIHLAHRLARRLSEVRKNGTIPYLRPDGKTQVTIEYDGDKAVRLDTVVVSSQHASDIDLESLLAPDIREFVVEHELKALLGDGIKLETEGYRLLVNPTGRFEIGGPMGDAGLTGRKIIIDTYGGMARHGGGAFSGKDPSKVDRSAAYAMRWVAKNVVAAGLASRCEVQVAYAIGKAEPVGLFVETFGTASVDVEKIEQAIASVFDLRPAAIIRDLDLLRPIYSQTAAYGHFGRALPDFTWERTDRVEALRAAAGL; encoded by the coding sequence GTGTCCCGCCGCCTGTTTACCTCGGAGTCCGTCACCGAGGGACATCCCGACAAGATCGCTGACCAGATCAGCGACACGATCCTCGACGCCCTCCTCAAGGAGGACCCGACCTCCAGGGTCGCGGTCGAGACGCTGATCACCACCGGCCAGGTGCATGTCGCCGGTGAGGTCACCACCAAGGGATACGCGGACATCGCGACCCTGGTGCGCAACAAGATCCTCGAGATCGGCTACGACTCGTCGAAGAAGGGCTTCGACGGCGCCTCGTGCGGCGTCTCGGTGTCCATCGGCGCACAGTCGCCCGACATCGCCCAGGGTGTGGACACCGCTTACGAGCAGCGTGTCGAGGGTGACGAGGACGAGCTCGACAAGCAGGGCGCCGGCGACCAGGGCCTGATGTTCGGCTACGCCTGCGACGAGACCCCCGAGCTGATGCCGCTGCCGATCCACCTGGCACACCGGCTCGCGCGGCGGCTCTCCGAGGTCCGCAAGAACGGGACCATCCCGTACCTGCGCCCGGACGGCAAGACCCAGGTGACCATCGAGTACGACGGCGACAAGGCCGTCCGCCTCGACACCGTGGTCGTCTCCTCGCAGCACGCCTCGGACATCGACCTCGAGTCGCTGCTCGCGCCGGACATCCGCGAGTTCGTCGTCGAGCACGAGCTCAAGGCGCTGCTGGGTGACGGCATCAAGCTGGAGACCGAGGGCTACCGCCTGCTGGTGAACCCGACCGGCCGCTTCGAGATCGGCGGCCCGATGGGCGACGCCGGCCTCACCGGCCGCAAGATCATCATCGACACCTACGGCGGCATGGCCCGGCACGGCGGCGGTGCCTTCTCGGGCAAGGACCCGTCCAAGGTCGACCGGTCCGCCGCGTACGCCATGCGCTGGGTCGCCAAGAACGTCGTGGCCGCCGGCCTCGCCTCGCGCTGCGAGGTCCAGGTCGCCTACGCGATCGGCAAGGCCGAGCCGGTGGGTCTGTTCGTCGAGACCTTCGGCACCGCGTCGGTGGACGTCGAGAAGATCGAGCAGGCCATCGCGTCGGTCTTCGACCTGCGCCCGGCCGCGATCATCCGCGACCTGGACCTGCTGCGTCCGATCTACTCCCAGACCGCCGCGTACGGCCACTTCGGCCGCGCGCTGCCGGACTTCACCTGGGAGCGCACCGACCGTGTCGAGGCGCTGCGCGCCGCCGCCGGTCTGTAG
- the gmk gene encoding guanylate kinase has protein sequence MAATSRGTSPVPPDVRPRLTVLSGPSGVGKSTVVAHMRKVHPEVWLSVSATTRRPRPGEQHGVHYFFVDGDEFDKLVANGELLEWAEFAGNRYGTPRKAVLDRLDAGEPVLLEIDLQGARLVRQSMPEAQLVFLAPPSWDELVRRLTGRGTESPEVIERRLAAAKVELAAESEFDMTLVNTSVEDVARELLALMRVV, from the coding sequence ATGGCTGCAACATCCCGGGGGACGTCCCCCGTGCCCCCGGACGTACGTCCGCGGCTGACCGTGCTCTCCGGCCCCTCCGGGGTCGGCAAGAGCACGGTCGTCGCTCATATGCGCAAGGTCCACCCCGAGGTATGGCTCTCGGTGTCGGCCACCACTCGCCGGCCACGGCCGGGCGAGCAGCACGGAGTGCACTACTTCTTCGTGGACGGCGACGAGTTCGACAAGCTCGTCGCCAACGGTGAACTGCTGGAGTGGGCCGAGTTCGCGGGCAACCGCTACGGCACCCCGCGCAAGGCGGTGCTGGACCGCCTCGACGCGGGTGAGCCCGTGCTGCTGGAGATCGATCTGCAGGGCGCCCGGCTGGTCCGCCAGTCGATGCCCGAGGCGCAGCTCGTCTTCCTGGCCCCGCCGAGCTGGGACGAGCTGGTCCGCCGGCTCACCGGGCGGGGCACCGAATCGCCCGAGGTGATCGAGCGGCGGCTGGCCGCGGCCAAGGTCGAACTGGCTGCCGAATCCGAGTTCGACATGACCCTTGTCAATACCTCGGTCGAGGATGTAGCACGCGAGCTGCTAGCCTTGATGCGAGTTGTATGA
- the coaBC gene encoding bifunctional phosphopantothenoylcysteine decarboxylase/phosphopantothenate--cysteine ligase CoaBC translates to MGQPQVVLGVSGGIAAYKACELLRRLTESGHGVRVVPTDSALHFVGEATWSALSGNPVSTRVWDDVREVPHVRIGQHADLVVVAPATADLLAKAAHGLADDLLTNTLLTARCPVVFAPAMHTEMWEHPATQENVATLRRRGAIVIEPAVGRLTGVDTGKGRLPDPAEIFEVCRRVLTRGPRGLATDLAGRHVVISAGGTREPLDPVRYLGNRSSGKQGYALARTAVARGARVTLVAANTDLADPAGADVVRVGTAVQLREAVLKAAADADVVVMAAAVADFRPAHYAAGKIKKKDDQEQPPLELVRNPDVLAELATQRSHPGQLIVGFAAETDDVLANGRAKLLRKGCDLLVVNEVGDHKAFGSEQNEAVVLGADGSETPVPYGPKEALADQVWDLAIARLT, encoded by the coding sequence ATGGGCCAGCCACAGGTCGTCCTGGGGGTGAGCGGCGGGATCGCCGCCTACAAGGCGTGCGAGCTGCTGCGGCGGCTCACCGAGTCCGGGCACGGCGTACGCGTGGTCCCCACCGACTCGGCGCTGCACTTCGTGGGAGAGGCCACCTGGTCGGCGCTGTCCGGCAATCCCGTCTCGACCCGGGTGTGGGACGACGTCCGGGAAGTCCCGCACGTCAGGATCGGCCAGCACGCCGACCTCGTGGTGGTCGCGCCGGCCACCGCCGACCTGCTCGCCAAGGCCGCGCACGGCCTCGCCGACGACCTGCTCACCAACACCCTGCTCACCGCACGATGTCCGGTGGTGTTCGCGCCGGCCATGCACACCGAGATGTGGGAACACCCCGCCACCCAGGAGAACGTCGCCACCCTGCGCCGCCGGGGCGCGATCGTGATCGAGCCCGCCGTCGGCCGGCTGACCGGCGTGGACACCGGCAAGGGCCGGCTGCCCGACCCCGCCGAGATCTTCGAGGTCTGCCGCCGGGTGCTCACCCGCGGCCCGCGGGGGCTCGCGACCGATCTCGCCGGGCGCCATGTGGTGATCAGCGCCGGCGGCACCCGTGAGCCGCTGGACCCGGTGCGCTACCTGGGCAACCGCTCCTCGGGAAAACAGGGCTACGCGCTGGCCCGTACGGCGGTCGCCCGCGGCGCCCGCGTCACCCTGGTGGCCGCCAACACCGACCTCGCCGACCCGGCGGGCGCCGATGTGGTGCGGGTCGGCACGGCCGTGCAACTGCGCGAGGCGGTGCTGAAGGCGGCGGCGGACGCGGATGTGGTCGTCATGGCGGCGGCCGTGGCGGACTTCCGGCCCGCGCACTACGCCGCTGGCAAGATCAAGAAGAAGGACGACCAGGAGCAGCCGCCACTGGAACTCGTCCGCAACCCCGACGTCCTCGCAGAACTCGCCACACAACGTTCACACCCCGGACAGCTCATCGTGGGCTTCGCCGCCGAAACCGACGATGTACTGGCGAACGGTCGGGCCAAACTGCTCCGCAAGGGCTGTGACCTGCTGGTTGTCAACGAGGTCGGGGACCACAAGGCCTTCGGCTCCGAGCAGAACGAGGCCGTGGTGCTGGGTGCGGACGGCAGCGAGACCCCGGTACCGTACGGTCCGAAGGAAGCCCTCGCCGACCAGGTGTGGGATCTCGCCATCGCCCGGTTGACGTGA
- the rpoZ gene encoding DNA-directed RNA polymerase subunit omega, which translates to MSSSITTPEGIINPPIDELLEATDSKYSLVIYAAKRARQINAYYSQLGEGLLEYVGPLVDTHVHEKPLSIALREINAGLLTSEAIESAG; encoded by the coding sequence ATGTCCTCTTCCATCACCACGCCCGAGGGCATCATCAACCCGCCGATCGACGAGCTGCTCGAGGCCACGGACTCGAAGTACAGCCTGGTGATCTACGCGGCCAAGCGCGCGCGCCAGATCAACGCGTACTACTCCCAGCTCGGTGAAGGCCTGCTGGAGTACGTCGGCCCCCTGGTGGACACCCACGTCCACGAGAAGCCGCTGTCGATCGCGCTGCGCGAGATCAACGCGGGACTGCTGACCTCCGAGGCCATCGAGTCGGCCGGCTAG
- a CDS encoding integration host factor yields MALPPLTPEQRAAALEKAAAARRERAEVKNRLKHSGASLHEVIKTGRENDVIGKMKVSALLESLPGVGKVRAKQIMERLGISESRRVRGLGSNQIASLEREFGGGAA; encoded by the coding sequence GTGGCTCTTCCGCCCCTTACCCCTGAACAGCGCGCTGCCGCGCTCGAGAAGGCCGCCGCGGCCCGCCGGGAGCGCGCCGAGGTCAAGAATCGGCTCAAGCACTCCGGCGCTTCGCTGCATGAGGTCATCAAGACGGGCCGAGAGAACGATGTCATCGGCAAGATGAAGGTCTCGGCCCTTCTTGAGTCCCTGCCCGGTGTGGGCAAGGTCCGTGCCAAGCAGATCATGGAGCGGCTCGGCATCTCCGAAAGCCGCCGGGTGCGGGGTCTCGGCTCCAACCAGATCGCATCTTTGGAGCGTGAGTTCGGCGGCGGCGCCGCCTGA
- the pyrF gene encoding orotidine-5'-phosphate decarboxylase, which yields MSAENLEPFGARLRHAMDTRGQLCVGIDPHAALLTSWGLNDDVAGLERFTRTVVDALADRVAVLKPQSAFFERFGSRGIAVLERAVADARAAGALVLMDAKRGDIGSTMAAYAATFLDKDSPLFSDAVTVSPYLGFGSLRPALDAARISGAGVFVLALTSNPEGAEVQRATAANGRSLAQVMLDHIAAENAGERPLGSVGAVVGATLSEAGADLDVNGPLLAPGIGAQGATPAGLPGLFGSAVGNVLPSVSRDVLRHGPDVAGLRDAAARFADEVRAALAG from the coding sequence ATGAGCGCGGAGAACCTGGAACCCTTCGGCGCGCGGCTGCGGCACGCGATGGACACCCGCGGTCAGCTCTGCGTCGGCATCGACCCGCACGCGGCGCTGCTGACCTCCTGGGGCCTCAACGACGACGTGGCCGGTCTGGAGCGCTTCACGCGCACCGTGGTCGACGCCCTCGCCGACCGGGTCGCCGTCCTCAAGCCGCAGAGCGCGTTCTTCGAGCGCTTCGGCTCCAGGGGCATCGCCGTGCTGGAGCGGGCCGTCGCCGACGCCCGCGCCGCCGGCGCGCTGGTGCTGATGGACGCCAAGCGCGGTGACATCGGCTCCACCATGGCCGCCTACGCCGCCACCTTCCTCGACAAGGACTCCCCGCTCTTCTCCGACGCGGTCACCGTCAGCCCGTACCTCGGCTTCGGCTCGCTGCGGCCCGCGCTGGACGCGGCGCGGATCTCCGGCGCCGGGGTCTTCGTCCTCGCCCTGACCTCCAATCCGGAGGGCGCCGAGGTCCAGCGGGCCACGGCCGCGAACGGCAGGTCGCTCGCCCAGGTGATGCTCGACCACATCGCGGCCGAGAACGCCGGCGAGCGCCCGCTCGGATCCGTCGGCGCCGTGGTCGGTGCCACCCTCAGCGAGGCCGGCGCGGACCTGGACGTCAACGGGCCGCTGCTGGCCCCCGGCATCGGCGCCCAGGGCGCGACGCCGGCCGGTCTCCCCGGGCTCTTCGGGTCCGCGGTCGGCAACGTCCTCCCGAGCGTGAGCCGCGATGTGCTGCGGCACGGCCCCGACGTGGCCGGACTGCGGGACGCCGCGGCCCGGTTCGCCGACGAGGTCCGGGCCGCCCTGGCGGGCTGA